CACGTGAAACATCGGCGGTCGCGCTCGCGGTGGCGGATAAGCCGGCGGCAGTGGAGCCCGAGGCCAATGTGGTCGCCGGGGCGACGTTCGCCGAGCTCCCGATGGACGCGATCACGCCGAACCCGCGGCAGCCCCGTGAGGTCTTCGACGAGGACGCGCTGGCGGAGCTGGTGACCTCCATCCAGGAGGTGGGTCTGCTTCAGCCGGTGGTGGTGCGGCAGTCGGCTCCTGGCCGCTACGAGCTCATCATGGGTGAGCGCCGCTGGCGGGCATGCCGGGAGGCCGGGCTGGAGCGCATTCCGGCGATCATCCGAGCGACGGACGACGAGAAGCTGCTGCTGGACGCACTGCTCGAGAACCTGCACCGGGCGCAGCTGAACCCGTTGGAGGAGGCGGCCGCGTACGACCAGCTGCTGCAGGACTTCAACTGCACGCACGACCAGCTGGCGGACCGCATCGGGCGCTCGCGCCCGCAGGTGTCGAACACGCTGCGCCTGCTGAAGCTCTCGCCGCCGGTGCAGCGCCGGGTGGCCGCGGGTGTGCTCTCTGCGGGGCATGCGCGGGCGCTGCTGTCGGTGGAGGAGTCCGAGGTCCAGGACCGGCTGGCGCACCGGATCGTGGCCGAGGGTCTGTCGGTGCGTGCGGTCGAGGAGATCGTGTCGCTGATGGGCTCGGAGCCCTCCGGAGCCGTGAAGCCGAAGGGTCCGCGGGCGGGCGCCCGGGTGGCTCCGGCGCTCAGCGAGCTGGCGACGCGGCTGTCGGACCGGTTCGAGACGCGGGTGAAGGTGGATCTGGGCCAGAAGAAGGGCAAGATCACCGTCGAGTTCGCCTCGATGGAGGATCTGGAGCGGATTCTGGGGACGCTGGCGCCGGGCGAAGGCCGGGTGCTGGAGCAGGGACTGTCCGGGGAGTGAGTCCCCGGCCGCCGAGGGGCGGGTCGTGCCGGTGCGAACCGGCGCGGTCCGCCCCTTTGCCTTGTAGCGGTTTCTCCTGATTCGGGCAGTGGATACGATGCGCTCATGGGGCGTCGGTTGGTACCACTCACGCTGGACAACCTTCAGGACCTGCCTCGGCGTTGCCGGTCCTGTGTGTTCTGGGAGTTGGATCCGGTCAGCGGTGAGGCCGCCGTGAAGGCGGGGACTCCGGCGCTGGAGAAGGAGGCGTGGATCTCCGCCGTCCTGCTGGAGTGGGGTTCGTGCGGCCGCGTGGTCTACGTGGACGACGTCCCGGTGGGATTCGTGCTGTACGCGCCGCCCGCGTACGTACCGCGGGCCGCGTCCTTTCCGACGAGTCCGGTGTCGCCGGATGCGGTGCAGCTGATCACGGCATGGATCATGCCGGGTTATCAGGGCCAGGGCCTGGGCCGGGTGATGGTCCAGACGGTGGCCAAGGATCTGCTGCGACGCGGGTTCCGTGCGATCGAGGCGTTCGGAGACGCGCGGTGGGGGGGCCCGGCGTGCCTGCTGCCTGCGGACCACCTGCTGGCCGTGGGCTTCAAGACGGTGCGGCCGCATCCCGTGCATCCGCGGCTGCGGCTGGAGATGCGCTCGACGCTCTCGTGGAAGGAAGACGTGGAGCTTGCGCTGGACCGGCTGCTCGGTGCGGCGCGCAAGGAGCCCGCGCTGCGCCCGCTGTGACGGCCGCACGGGCTGTGATGTGCGAACGGGGCCGCCCCTTGAGGGGGCGGCCCCGTTTCACGTGAAACTCACCCGGCCACCGCCGGGCGGAGCGTCGGCCGTCAGACGGCCTTGGCCTCGATGAAGCCCTCGAGGTCGCGCAGGATGGCGGCCTTCGGCTTGGCACCGACGAGGGTCTTGACGACCTCGCCGCCCTGGTAGACGTTCAGGGTCGGGATGGACATGACGCCGTACCTGGCAGCCGTGGCCGGGTTCTGGTCGATGTTGAGCTTGACGATCTCGATCTCGCCGTGCTCGGCCGCGATGGCCTCGAGCGAGGGGGCGATCTGACGGCACGGGCCGCACCATTCGGCCCAGAAGTCCACCAGTACGGGCTTGTCGCTCTTGAGGACGACCTCGTCGAAGTCAGCGTCGGTCACGTTCTTGAGGGTGCCGGCCACAGCGGCCTCCTATTTCTTCCTGCGGGGTGTGGGGTGGGGGGTGTGCGTGGGGGTCAGACCGTCGCGTGGGCCTTCTCGGCGTCCGCGAGGGCGGCGAGGAAGCGCTCGGCGTCGAGGGCCGCGGAGCAGCCCGTTCCCGCGGCGGTGATGGCCTGACGGTACGTGTGGTCCACGACGTCGCCGGCGCCGAACACGCCGCTCAGGTTGGTGCGCGTCGAGGGGGCGTCGACCTTGAGGTAGCCCTCCTCGTCGAGCTCCAGCTGGTCCTTGAACAGCTCGGTGCGCGGGTCGTGGCCGACGGCGATGAAGAGGCCCGTCACGGGGAGCTCGGAGGTCTCACCGGTCTTGGTGTTGCGCAGGGTGAGGCCGGAGAGCTTCTGCTCGCCGTGGATCTCGGCGACCTCGCTGTCCCAGGCGAACTTGATCTTCGGGTCGGCGAAGGCGCGGTCCTGCATGGCCTTGGAGGCACGCAGGCTGTCGCGGCGGTGCACGATGGTGACGGACTTGGCGAACCGAGAGAGGAAGGTTGCTTCCTCGATCGCGGTGTCGCCGCCGCCGACGACGGCGATGTCCTGGTCCTTGAAGAAGAACCCGTCGCAGGTGGCGCACCAGGAGACACCGCGGCCGGAGAGGGCGTCCTCGTTCGGCAGTCCGAGCTTGCGGTGCTGGGACCCGGTGGTGACGATCACGGCCTTGGCACGGTGCACGGTGCCGGCGGTGTCGGTGACGGTCTTGATCTCACCGGTGAGGTCCACGGACACGATGTCGTCGGGCACGAGCTCGGCGCCGAAGCGCTCGGCCTGGCCGCGCATGTTGTCCATGAGGTCCGGACCCATGATGCCGTCCTGGAAGCCGGGGAAGTTCTCGACTTCGGTGGTGTTCATCAGCGCGCCACCGGCGGTGACGGCGCCTTCGAAGACCAGCGGCTTGAGCGAAGCGCGTGCGGTGTACAGGGCTGCCGTGTAACCGGCCGGCCCGGAACCGATGATGATCACGTTTCGTACGTCGCTCACGGGTTTCTTCCTCGTCTCTGTGGACTGCGCGCTGCTTGCCGGGGGGCCGGTGTGAACTCTCACCCCACCCAACGGATCCTACGGCGCATGCATTCCCGGCCCGCCCCCGTCCGGACCTCAAGGTGTCAGCTTCGGGGGTAGGTCCGGGTCAGCAGAGGCGTGCCGGACTCGGCCGAGGGGGTGTCCGCGCAGCCGGCGCCGACGAGATAGGCGTCCACGCGGGTGGAGTCGCCCGGGTGCGGCAGGACGAGGAGATAGACCTCGGAGCCCTCGTAGCTGCCGCGTTCGGCGGCGAGCGGGGTGTCGGGGCGACCGGTGGCGCCCTGGACGCAGGGCGGGACCGAGGGGGTTTCCGTGCGGTTGCGGTCGCCGGGGACCAGCCCTGGTGAGGGCGTGGAGTTCTCCAACCCGTACGTGTTGTTCGGCTGTTCCCCCTGCGGAGCGGTCTTGGCGCCCTGTCCGGGGACCAGGAGCCGGTGGACGCTGTCCTGGAGGCCCTGGGCGGTGTACGTACCGTCGGTGGGGGCCTCGGCGGCTGCACTCGTGCCGGATTTACGGGCGGCGGTGTCCGGGGAGCCGGTTCCGAGCAGGTTGCCCGCCAGGAAGATGCCGAGGGCGCAGGCGGCCGCTCCGGCCAGGCCTGCGATGACGGCGATCCGGCGGCGGGCGCGACGGCGCCCGGGGCCGGTTGCTCCGGCCGGGTGACCGGCCGGCCGCCGGGTGCCCGGAGCGGCGGGTGTGGCGGGCGATGTTTCACGTGAAACATCGCGCGGAGTGCCGGGCTCGGAGGCCTGTGCGGTACCGGCTTTGGGCGTGGTGGAGTCGAGGAGGGCCTCGGCGGCGAGTGCCGCGTCGATGCGCCCGGCGATGTCGGAGGGCATCCGCGGCGGTCCCGGCAGGGTGCCGAGGAGCGCCCGGATCTCCTCCAGGGAGGCGTGGACGTCGGCGCACAGCGGGCAGGCGCCCAGATGGCGGCGTACCTCGGCGGTCCGGACCGGGGACAGGAGCCCCTCGGTCAGGTCGGAGATCTCCGAGACGTCAGGGTGCCGGATCGTGCCGGTTGCGGGAGTCACGTTCGTCCACCTCCGCCCTTCACCGTGTCTGCGTCTGGGGCTGGCTGACTGGGGTCTGCCGCTGGTGGGACGGGAGTCCCCGGCGTCCGGTTCCTTCCCCGCTCGGCGGCGGTGTTATCCCCGGCATTCGAGCGCAGATGAGTGAGCATCGGGAGGAGTTTCGCCCGGCCGCGCGCGCACCGGCTCTTCACCGTGCCGGTGGGGACGTCGAGGATACGTGCGGCCTCGGCGACGGGGTATCCCTGCATGTCGACGAGGACGAGGACGGCCCGCTGCTCGGCCGGGAGCGTGCCGAGAGCGTCCAGGAGCTGCCGGTGGAGCTCCTGGCGCTCCGCCGGTGCCTCGGCGGACTCGTGGGGCTCCAGGAGGCGCTCCAGGCGCTCTGTGTCGTCGAGGGGCGCGGTTCTGCGGGAGGCCGCCTTGCGGGCCCGGTCGAGGCAGGCGTTGACGGTGATGCGGTGCAGCCAGGTCGTGACGGCCGATTCCCCGCGGAAGGTGTGGGCGGCCCGGTAGGCGGAGACGAGGGCGTCCTGCACGGCGTCGGCGGCCTCCTCGCGGTCGCCGAGCGTGCGCAGGGCCACGGCCCACAGCCGGTCGCGGTGCCGCCGCACGAGCTCCCCGAAGGCGTCGGGATCACCGGAGACATGCAGCGCCAGCAGTTCCTGGTCGCTGCTGCTGCCGGGCGCGGAGCCGTCCAACGGTGAGCCCTCCCCTGCGGTGTATCAGCCCGTGAACTTCACGTCCGTGATCGCCTGCTTGTAGCCCGCGTTGCTGTAGGTGTCGGCGCCGGCCATGGGCATGGCGGTGATCCACACCAGGACGTAGCGCGTCTTGACGGGCTTTTCGGCGCTCAGAGTGAGAGTGGTGTCCGAAGTCGTGTTGGCGGCGATCTTCGTCATCGAACTGACCGGGGTCGACGACGAGGTGCCGTTGGTCGCGTACAGCGCGGCGGTGGTGTGGTTGCCGGGGTACCGCAGCGCTATCGAGGCGGCGCTGACCTCCTGCTCGGAGCCGAGGTCGTAGACGATGCCGACGCCGGGCTTGATGACGACCTGGGGGCCGTCGATGAAGCTCTTGGTCCGCCAGTACGTGGAGGCGTCGCCGTCGTAGGTGTGGGAGACGCCGTCCTTGTCCTGCGGGGTGCCGTCGGGGAAGTACTCCTCGGCTCCCTTGATGGCGAGCGGAGTGGGGTCCTTGGCCGCCGGTTCGTCGTCACCCTTGTTGTGCGGGGTCTGGTTGCTGCCGCTGCTGCCCTGCTTGCCGCGGTCCAGGAGGGTGTCGGCGAGCTGCCAGCTGCCCAGGCCGAGGGCGGCGATCAGCAGGGCCGCGACACCCCACTTGAGGACCCGGCCGGTACGGCTCTGCAGCGGGGGCGGCGGAGGTACGACGGGACGGACCGCGGTGGTAGGCGCTCCGGGCGGCATGGGCCGGCCGTAGCTGCCCTGCTGGTAGGTGGTGTGCTGGTACTCGGGGGGCGGGGTGAAAGCGGGCTCCGGCGGCCGGATGCGGGGCATCGCGGCGACGGCCTTGGCCAGCTCCTCCGGGGTGGTGCAGGCGGGCTCCTGACGGGAAGCGGTGGCCCCGTCGTTGGCGAGGGCGCGCATGGCGAGCTCCCCCAGCCCCCGGTGCACCCCGGCGCGGACCTGGTCGGGCGCGATCAGGCCGACGCCCTTGGGCAGGCCGGCGAGGCCGTAGGCGTCGACCTCGTACGGCCAGCGCTGGGTCAGGGCGGCGTACAGGAGTGCGCCGATGGCCTCGGTGTCCGCCCGCTGCGGGGTGTCGCTGGTGATGCCGCGCAGGGCGGCGTTCACGGCGAGCCCGCGGATCCGGTACTGGCCCGTGGAAGTGCGCAGTATGGCGCTGGGCGTCAGGCGCAGGTGGGCCAGGCCCTCGCGGTGCGCGGCGGCCATGGCCTGGGACACCTGGGTGACGAGCTGGTAGGCCTCGTGGGGCTCCAGGGGGCCCGCGGCGAGGAGCGCGGTCAGCTCGGTGGCGTCGGGCAGCCACTCGTGGACGACGTAGACGAGGTCGTTCTCCTCCACGGCGTCGAGGACGTGGACGAACCGGGGGTCGCCGAGCAACGCGGAGGAGCGGGCGGCGGCCAGGACGGCGCGGGCCCGCGGGTGGTCGGCAGGCAGCAGATGGACGCCCACGGCCCGGCGCAGCTTCTCGTCCATCGCACGCCAGCTGCTGAATCCGTCCAGACGGGTGACGCACTCTTCGAGGCGGTAGCGCCTGGCGAGCTTGTGGCCGCTGTGGAGTTCGGGGGCGGCAGCAGGGGCCGCTTTTCTGCGTTCGCCGTCCTTTTCTGGCATGCGTCCGTCCGCGGCTCGTCCGTTCTGGGTGTCCACCCCGTCGGCCGTGGCCTTTGCCGCATCTGCGGCCGGCGGCTCGTTGCCGCCGTTGTCGGCCACGTCGACGGCAGCCGTGCTACGTTCCGCCACCGTCGTTCCTGCCTCCCCATCCGTTACGCGCTGTCGGCCAGTCTGCGAAGCCATGCCAATTGTGCCCACAGTCCGGCGCTATGCACGACACGCGAAGGGGTCCGACGGTTGTGCGCATTCAGCGCCCCATGCGTCCGCGAACCATTCCGACCATGGCGTTGAGCTCTTCGATGCGCATCTTCTTGGCAGCCACGAGGAAGACGACGGCCAGTGCGATGCCGCCGACGACCAAGGCGGCGAGGGAGCCGGTGACTCCGCTGCCGAGCCACTGGGTGACCGCGTAGGCTGCGGCGCCCGCCACAGCGGCCGCGGGGACACAGGCGCCGGTGAGGCGGGCGTAAGTGCGCATGACGTGGGCGCCGTCGAGGTCGCCGCCGAGCCGGTTGCGCAGGCGCCGCCAGGCGACGCCCACACCGACCGCGTAGCCGAGACCGTAGGCGGCGGCCATGCCGACGACCGCCCAGCGGGCGGGGAGCACGAAGAACGCGGCGGCGGAGCCGACCGCGTTGACCGCGGCGACGATGACGGTGTTGTAGAAGGGTGTCCGGGTGTCCTCGTAGGCGTAGAACCCGCGCAGGACAACGTACTGGACGGAGTACGGGATGAGTCCGAGGCCGAAGGCCATCAGGATGTAGCCGATGTTCTGGGCGCCGGAACCGGAGCTGGCGTAGAGCAGGGTGGCGATGGGGACGCCGAGCGCGAGGAACGCGAAGGCGCACGGCACGATCGCGACGGCCGAGGTGCGCAGCCCGTAGGAGATGTCGTCGCGGACGGCGGCGGCGTCCCCGTCGTGGGCGGAGCGGGAAATGCGGGGCAGGACCGCCGTCATGACCGAGACGGTGATGATGGCCTGCGGCATCTGCCACAGCAGCAGCGCGTACTGGTAGCCCGTGATCCCAGTGCCGGGGTGGCCCTGCTTCTCGGCGACGGATCCGGCCCAGGTCGCGAGCTGGGTCACGACGACGAGGCCGATCTGGTTGGCGAGGACGAAGAAGAACGTCCACTTGGCCAGGCGGGCGGCCTTGCCGAGGCCGTGGCCCCGCCAGTCGAAGCGCAGGCGCGGCTTGAAGCCGGCGTCGCGCAGGTAGGGCAGCATTGCGAGCGCCTGGACGGTGAGGCCCAGGAGGGTGCCGAGGCCGAGCAGGCGGACGCCGTCGGCCGTGACGGTGGTGGCACCGACACCGGAGGTGGTGAAACCGCCGAAGGCCCAGATGAAGGCCCCGAACGTGGCGATGACGACGATGTTGTTGAGGACGGGGGTCCACATCATCGCGCCGAACCGGCCGCGTGCGTTGAGGATCTGACCGAGGACCACGTGGATGCCCATGAAGAACATGGTTGGCAGGCAGTAGCGGGCGAAGGCGACCGCGACGTCCATCTGCTGGGGGTCGGAGGCGAGCTTCGGCGACATCATCGTGATGAACACCGGTGCGGCGAGGACGCAGATGGTGGTGATGGCGGCCAGGAGGACCACGACGAGGGTCAGGAGGCGGTTGGCGTACGCCTCGCCTCCGTCGTCGTCCTGCTTCATGGCCCGCACCAGCTGCGGGATGAAGACGGCGTTGAGGGCGCCGCCGCCGACCAGCACGTAGATCATCGTCGGCAGGGTGTTGGCGATCTGGTACGTGTCGTTGAACGTGCCGACGCCGATGGCACCGGCGATGACGAGGGTCCGCAGGAAGCCGGTGATGCGGGAGACGATCGTGCCGGCGGCCATGAGGGCGCTGGACTTGAGCAGGCTGGAGGCGCGCCCGGCGGGCTTGCTCGGTGCCGGGGCGGCGACGGGGGGGTCCTCGGCGGTGGTGCCGGGAGTCCCCTGCTGGTCCCGGTAGAGGTGCGCGAAGGCGTCGGGCTCGGGCTGCTCGTCCGCCGCCTTGGTGACCAGGGAGTCCACTCCGACGAACTGGGTGGTCGTGGCGTGGTCGCCGTAGGGCAGGTGCCGGGAGGGCCCGTCCGGCTCGGGCGGCGGAGTCTGGGCCCAGACGTGCGGGTCAGGGGCGTGCACGGGGGTCTGGGGCGCCGCGTAGAGCGGCCCGGGCTCCTGGTAGGTGCCGGGCGGCGGCGGCGGGTGGGAGGCCCGGTCGTACAGGACCTCGGCGACGGGATCCTGGGCCGACAGGTCCTGCGACCGGTAGGGGTCGTGGTCGTAGGCGTCCTGGACATATGGGTCGCGGTCCGGCGCGGGCGCAGGCACGGGAACCTGCCCGGGCACCGGGGTGCCCGGGGCAGTGCCCTGGGAGGGCGCGGGCCCACCAGTGCCCTGCGCGCGGTCACCGTCGTACGGCGCGTTCATCGAAACCCCACCTCATCGTCCCCAGGCCGACCGGCCACGGCATCGCTCAACGGTCCACTGTCTCACCCGTGCCGGACGGCCCGGTGCTTTGCGGTCCGGTGTCCGGGGTCTCGTCACTCGGCTGCGTGTTCTCCTCGGCGGCCGCCCGGGCCGCGACGCGCTTGCGGCTGGCGTACATCTTGATGCCTGCGAGGACGAGGAGGAGGACGCCGCCGGCGATGACGAGCATCACGGTGGGAGTGATCTCGGTGGCCTCCACGGTGAACTTGCGCTGCTTGCCGTAGGGCACGCCGTCCGTGGTGAAGAGCTGTGCGGTGACCTCGACGGGGCCGCTCGCGGTGGCGTTGGCGGTGAACTTCACCGTCTGGCTGTGCCCGCCCGTGACGGTCACTTCCTGCTCGGCCTGGCCGCTGTCGCCGAACACCAGGCGGGTCGGGTTGGCCGACTTCACCCGCAGGACCAGGTTGTGGACGTCCTGGACGAGGCTGTTCTGGACGCTGACCGGGATGGTCGCGCTGTGCCCGGACAGGGTGGCGTCGGACTTGGGGACGACCTTGACCTTCTCGGTGAGGCCGATCAGGTACTCCTGCACCTGGTCCCGGTAGAGCCGGCCCTCCTCGGGGCGGCCCCGCCAGGAGGTGGACATCTCGCGGTTGGTGGTGTTCCCGAAGGGGATCTCCACGCGGTCGGGCGCCGTGAGGATCACCTTGAAGTGGTCCAGGGTGTTCTGGGTCGTGCGGATCTTCTCGAAGGCGGAGACCGGAAGCTCCGTCTTGCGCAGCGCATCGGGGTACTGGCCGGCGCCGGGGACCTGGGTGTTGACGCCCGGGTCGGGCTTGGTGGTGGCCGCGGCCTCGAGGTCGGCCGGCTGGGTCCAGCGGCCCGCCTGCAGGCCCCGCAGGGCGGCTGCCATCGTCTGTACCTGGCTGGAGGAGGGCATCCGCTGCGGGGTGACGACGAAGCTGCGCTGGTTGTCGGTCTTCTGCAGGTTCAGGGCGAGGCTCTGGGCGAGGAAGCGCTGCACGGCCAGGGTGGAGTTCCCGGCGCCCAGCATGTCGCCCTCGAAGGCGGTGGAGAGATCGGCGTCCGCGACGACGGCTGTGGTGCCCGCTCCGATGGGACGGGCGGCCGAGGGGGTGTATCCCAGGGCGCCGGTCTCCTGGAGGCTGTCGCTGCGCGTGAGGACGTTGTGGGCGCCTGCCGAGGTGGCCACGTTGACGATCGACGGGTCGATGGCGCCGTCCACGGGCCAGGAGAAGTCGGTGGACGGGGAGACGTGCAGCACCGTCTCCACGGCCTGCTTCGCCTTGTCGGTGGCCGGCCGCAGCTGGCCCAGGGTGCCCGAGACGTCCTTGCCCTGGTGGGCGAGGGAGGCGATGTCCGGATCGGCGAACGGCAGCGCCACGATCTTCTTGCCCTGGACCGCGGCTTCCAGGGAGCTCAGCCACTGCTCGGCGACGGCCTTGTTCTTGCCCTGGACGATCCGCCCGTCCGGCGTGCGGTAGCGATAGCCCTTGGTCATCGCGTCGACCGTGTAGAGCAGGTCGGGGTCGACGACCCAGGTGACGGGCAGGTCCTTGCCGAGGGCGACCATCTGCTGGAGGCGCCCGCCGGACTTGAGCTCGTCGGCGAGCGAGTCGTCGAGGAAGACGGGGGTCTGGAGCTCGTCCGAGCCGGTCTCCGCCGTCAGGTGCGTGCCGGAGATCAGCGGCCACAGGTAGGTGAGCTGGGAGCGCTTGGAGGCCGCCTCCGGCTGCCAGGGCAGGAAGGTCCGCTTGATGCCGAGGACCTGCTCGTACTGGCGGCTCTCGGTCTCGCCGGACAGCGAGACGCCGATCTGGTAGACGCCGTCCTTGTCCAGTTCCAGCTTGTTGACCGGGATGGTGAGGGTGAAGTCCTGCTTGACCTTGGACGGCAGCGAGGGGATTTTCACGGCATAGGCCGGGTCGATCTCCCCGGGATCCGTGCCGGCCCGGAACCCGGCGCGTTCCGCCGCCTCGTCGATGGAGGCCCGGTCGCCCAGGGCGGGCCCGACGCGCAGACCCACGTGCGCGCCGGTGATCGTCTCGCGGCCGTTGTTGACCACGCTGCCGGAGATGGTGAGCGTGTCGCCCTTGACCGGGGCCGCGGGGGCCATTCCGTCCAGCTGCACGTCGACGGTGCCCGCGTCGGCGGCCTGGGCGGCCTGT
The Streptomyces sp. NBC_01296 DNA segment above includes these coding regions:
- a CDS encoding ParB/RepB/Spo0J family partition protein gives rise to the protein MSERRRGLGRGLGALIPAAPQEKTPPVIGAGSTSPSAVPAMASERGIAAAKLASLAQADVSRETSAVALAVADKPAAVEPEANVVAGATFAELPMDAITPNPRQPREVFDEDALAELVTSIQEVGLLQPVVVRQSAPGRYELIMGERRWRACREAGLERIPAIIRATDDEKLLLDALLENLHRAQLNPLEEAAAYDQLLQDFNCTHDQLADRIGRSRPQVSNTLRLLKLSPPVQRRVAAGVLSAGHARALLSVEESEVQDRLAHRIVAEGLSVRAVEEIVSLMGSEPSGAVKPKGPRAGARVAPALSELATRLSDRFETRVKVDLGQKKGKITVEFASMEDLERILGTLAPGEGRVLEQGLSGE
- a CDS encoding GNAT family N-acetyltransferase, with product MGRRLVPLTLDNLQDLPRRCRSCVFWELDPVSGEAAVKAGTPALEKEAWISAVLLEWGSCGRVVYVDDVPVGFVLYAPPAYVPRAASFPTSPVSPDAVQLITAWIMPGYQGQGLGRVMVQTVAKDLLRRGFRAIEAFGDARWGGPACLLPADHLLAVGFKTVRPHPVHPRLRLEMRSTLSWKEDVELALDRLLGAARKEPALRPL
- the trxA gene encoding thioredoxin codes for the protein MAGTLKNVTDADFDEVVLKSDKPVLVDFWAEWCGPCRQIAPSLEAIAAEHGEIEIVKLNIDQNPATAARYGVMSIPTLNVYQGGEVVKTLVGAKPKAAILRDLEGFIEAKAV
- the trxB gene encoding thioredoxin-disulfide reductase, yielding MSDVRNVIIIGSGPAGYTAALYTARASLKPLVFEGAVTAGGALMNTTEVENFPGFQDGIMGPDLMDNMRGQAERFGAELVPDDIVSVDLTGEIKTVTDTAGTVHRAKAVIVTTGSQHRKLGLPNEDALSGRGVSWCATCDGFFFKDQDIAVVGGGDTAIEEATFLSRFAKSVTIVHRRDSLRASKAMQDRAFADPKIKFAWDSEVAEIHGEQKLSGLTLRNTKTGETSELPVTGLFIAVGHDPRTELFKDQLELDEEGYLKVDAPSTRTNLSGVFGAGDVVDHTYRQAITAAGTGCSAALDAERFLAALADAEKAHATV
- a CDS encoding anti-sigma factor family protein, with amino-acid sequence MTPATGTIRHPDVSEISDLTEGLLSPVRTAEVRRHLGACPLCADVHASLEEIRALLGTLPGPPRMPSDIAGRIDAALAAEALLDSTTPKAGTAQASEPGTPRDVSRETSPATPAAPGTRRPAGHPAGATGPGRRRARRRIAVIAGLAGAAACALGIFLAGNLLGTGSPDTAARKSGTSAAAEAPTDGTYTAQGLQDSVHRLLVPGQGAKTAPQGEQPNNTYGLENSTPSPGLVPGDRNRTETPSVPPCVQGATGRPDTPLAAERGSYEGSEVYLLVLPHPGDSTRVDAYLVGAGCADTPSAESGTPLLTRTYPRS
- the sigM gene encoding RNA polymerase sigma factor SigM — encoded protein: MDGSAPGSSSDQELLALHVSGDPDAFGELVRRHRDRLWAVALRTLGDREEAADAVQDALVSAYRAAHTFRGESAVTTWLHRITVNACLDRARKAASRRTAPLDDTERLERLLEPHESAEAPAERQELHRQLLDALGTLPAEQRAVLVLVDMQGYPVAEAARILDVPTGTVKSRCARGRAKLLPMLTHLRSNAGDNTAAERGRNRTPGTPVPPAADPSQPAPDADTVKGGGGRT
- a CDS encoding protein kinase family protein; its protein translation is MAERSTAAVDVADNGGNEPPAADAAKATADGVDTQNGRAADGRMPEKDGERRKAAPAAAPELHSGHKLARRYRLEECVTRLDGFSSWRAMDEKLRRAVGVHLLPADHPRARAVLAAARSSALLGDPRFVHVLDAVEENDLVYVVHEWLPDATELTALLAAGPLEPHEAYQLVTQVSQAMAAAHREGLAHLRLTPSAILRTSTGQYRIRGLAVNAALRGITSDTPQRADTEAIGALLYAALTQRWPYEVDAYGLAGLPKGVGLIAPDQVRAGVHRGLGELAMRALANDGATASRQEPACTTPEELAKAVAAMPRIRPPEPAFTPPPEYQHTTYQQGSYGRPMPPGAPTTAVRPVVPPPPPLQSRTGRVLKWGVAALLIAALGLGSWQLADTLLDRGKQGSSGSNQTPHNKGDDEPAAKDPTPLAIKGAEEYFPDGTPQDKDGVSHTYDGDASTYWRTKSFIDGPQVVIKPGVGIVYDLGSEQEVSAASIALRYPGNHTTAALYATNGTSSSTPVSSMTKIAANTTSDTTLTLSAEKPVKTRYVLVWITAMPMAGADTYSNAGYKQAITDVKFTG
- the murJ gene encoding murein biosynthesis integral membrane protein MurJ, which produces MNAPYDGDRAQGTGGPAPSQGTAPGTPVPGQVPVPAPAPDRDPYVQDAYDHDPYRSQDLSAQDPVAEVLYDRASHPPPPPGTYQEPGPLYAAPQTPVHAPDPHVWAQTPPPEPDGPSRHLPYGDHATTTQFVGVDSLVTKAADEQPEPDAFAHLYRDQQGTPGTTAEDPPVAAPAPSKPAGRASSLLKSSALMAAGTIVSRITGFLRTLVIAGAIGVGTFNDTYQIANTLPTMIYVLVGGGALNAVFIPQLVRAMKQDDDGGEAYANRLLTLVVVLLAAITTICVLAAPVFITMMSPKLASDPQQMDVAVAFARYCLPTMFFMGIHVVLGQILNARGRFGAMMWTPVLNNIVVIATFGAFIWAFGGFTTSGVGATTVTADGVRLLGLGTLLGLTVQALAMLPYLRDAGFKPRLRFDWRGHGLGKAARLAKWTFFFVLANQIGLVVVTQLATWAGSVAEKQGHPGTGITGYQYALLLWQMPQAIITVSVMTAVLPRISRSAHDGDAAAVRDDISYGLRTSAVAIVPCAFAFLALGVPIATLLYASSGSGAQNIGYILMAFGLGLIPYSVQYVVLRGFYAYEDTRTPFYNTVIVAAVNAVGSAAAFFVLPARWAVVGMAAAYGLGYAVGVGVAWRRLRNRLGGDLDGAHVMRTYARLTGACVPAAAVAGAAAYAVTQWLGSGVTGSLAALVVGGIALAVVFLVAAKKMRIEELNAMVGMVRGRMGR
- a CDS encoding DUF6049 family protein translates to MAEAADIQGAPPAPARRRWLRRAVVLLAGTPVLAALVYSPAPQAAQAADAGTVDVQLDGMAPAAPVKGDTLTISGSVVNNGRETITGAHVGLRVGPALGDRASIDEAAERAGFRAGTDPGEIDPAYAVKIPSLPSKVKQDFTLTIPVNKLELDKDGVYQIGVSLSGETESRQYEQVLGIKRTFLPWQPEAASKRSQLTYLWPLISGTHLTAETGSDELQTPVFLDDSLADELKSGGRLQQMVALGKDLPVTWVVDPDLLYTVDAMTKGYRYRTPDGRIVQGKNKAVAEQWLSSLEAAVQGKKIVALPFADPDIASLAHQGKDVSGTLGQLRPATDKAKQAVETVLHVSPSTDFSWPVDGAIDPSIVNVATSAGAHNVLTRSDSLQETGALGYTPSAARPIGAGTTAVVADADLSTAFEGDMLGAGNSTLAVQRFLAQSLALNLQKTDNQRSFVVTPQRMPSSSQVQTMAAALRGLQAGRWTQPADLEAAATTKPDPGVNTQVPGAGQYPDALRKTELPVSAFEKIRTTQNTLDHFKVILTAPDRVEIPFGNTTNREMSTSWRGRPEEGRLYRDQVQEYLIGLTEKVKVVPKSDATLSGHSATIPVSVQNSLVQDVHNLVLRVKSANPTRLVFGDSGQAEQEVTVTGGHSQTVKFTANATASGPVEVTAQLFTTDGVPYGKQRKFTVEATEITPTVMLVIAGGVLLLVLAGIKMYASRKRVAARAAAEENTQPSDETPDTGPQSTGPSGTGETVDR